The genome window GCAAGGCCGGGTGTATTTTTCCGATTCGGGCAACAACCGTGTACGTCGCATCGCGGAAAACGGCGCGCTCGAGACCGTTATCGGCAGCGGTGAATACGGTGACTGCGACGGACCGGTGGCCGCGACAGATGCGCACTTGAACGAGCCTCATGGCCTTTGCTTTTATGGAGAGGATGTGCTCGTCGTCTGCGATCATGGCAACAACCGGTTGAAAGCCGTCCGGATAGGTGGTTGAGTGGGGATGCCGGTAGCGTGCCGGCCGTTGCGCATATTGAGCCCAGAATCAGACAGGAGAGGGAATGAAGATTACCGAGATCAAAACCGCCGATGTGCAGGTACCGTCCGGATACACGTACCACTACGTTCGCGTATATACCGACGAGGGCGTGTACGGTACGGGGGAAACCAGTCATGTCGACCCCGGCTGGCGGGACTCGACCCGCCACATGGCGAAGATGATCATCGGCATGGACCCCCGCGACGTGGACGCCTGCTTCGAACACATCCGCCGGAGGTACATTTTCATGGGCGGCGCTGGCGGCACCTCTATTTCGGCGTTGACCGGCATCGAGATCGCGCTCTGGGACCTCGCCGGCAAGGCCCAGGGCGTACCGGTATACCGCCTCCTGGGCGGCAAGTTCCGGGACCGGGTCAGGCTGTACGTGGACAGCGCGCACGCCGACTACAACGAACGCGCCGCCGAGGTGAAGGAACGGGGTTTCACGGCGATCAAGTTCGATCTCGACGATGCGGAGAACCCCCACAAGCTGGACCCCTGGAACTGGTCGGTCACGCCCGACGAGTTGAAGTCGCTCGTGGACCAGGCATTCGCGATCCGGGAGGGCATCGGTCCGTCCCTCGACCTGGCCATAGACCTCCATGGCCGTTACGACGCCACGGCCGGGATGAAAATGGCCCATGAATTCGAGCCACTTAACCTCCTGTGGCTCGAGGAACCGGTGCCTCCGGAAAATGTCGATGCGCTGGCCAAGATCACCCAGGCCACGGGAACGCCCATCTGCGTCGGTGAGAACCTCTATCTCCGCCATGGATTCAGGGACCTGCTACAGCAGCAGGCCGCCGACATCATCATGCCGGATATCTCGAAGTGCGGAGGCCTTTCGGAATGCAGGAAGATCGCGAACATGGCCGAGATGTACTACGTGCCCTTCGCCCCGCACAACAACTCCAGCGCACTGAGCACGGTCGGCGACGCCCATGTCTGCGCGAGCGTACCGAACTTCCTTGTGCTCGAGTTCCACCGTTTCGACGATCCGACGTGGGACGACGTGCTGGCGACGGAGGAGTCGGTCATCCAGGATGGACACGTGGTATTGACGGAAGCGCCCGGACTGGGCGTGGAACTGAACGAGGAGTTTCTCGCTTCGCAGATGTCGGAAGGGGAAGCTTTGTGGCAGTGAGACGGTCTTCCAGGGAAACCTGGTACAAAATACCGTTCTGATTATAGTTACACACGACAGGGAGGGAACATGCACTGGTACATCGACGTACTGAAGAAGTACGCGGTTTTCGAAGGCAGGGCGAGGAGGAAGGAATACTGGCTGTTCTTTCTTTTCTCTGTCGTCATAGTAACAATCCTCACGGTGATTGACGAGTTCATGGGTTTGAAATTCGAGTTGGGTGGAGAGAACCTTGGGTTCCTCAGTACCCTTTATTATCTGGGGATCGCCATACCCTATCTCGCGGTCATCGTACGACGCCTGCACGACACGGACAGAAGCGGCTGGTGGATCCTGATCAGCCTGATCCCGCTAATCGGTGGGATAATCTTGCTTGTCTTTACGATAATCGAAGGGACAAAGGGAGAAAACCGGTTCGGACCCGACCCCAAGGCGGAAACGGCCAGGTGGTAAGCGGCCGACGGGACCCGTTGAGGACGGTGTGGTTTTTGCCCTTCGTCTCAGGCTCTCGACTGGACAATGCTGTCCCGGACCTGACGCATGAGCTCGCTGTTATTGAGCCGGGCGGCATCCATGATCAGGAACCAGTCGATGATCGTCCAGATGAATAACCCGCCGAGGGTCAGCAGCTTGGCTATACCGAGGCCGATATCGCCAATGTAGAATCGGTCGACACCGAGCGAACCCCCAATGATACTGATCGCTAGGGCCGTTCGGGGGTCTTTTCGCCGGGCTGCGAACTGCACGTCGAACTGCAACTGTTCTCCGTTCGCCAGATCCTGTTTTGCCAGATTCGCTTCCCGCAATTCCTGTACGATGGACATTGCATGATCTCCCGTGGTTTGTAGTCCGGTGTCGCTGACGGTTCGTTCTACACCCGTTCCACGAACAGTTTGCATAAGGTCTTGAACACTTGACCATCGAGTAGTTATAGTACCTGTCATATATTGGACAAGCGAATTCGCATTTAAGTTTCCTTCTGTTTCGACGAAAGTGGTTCGAAAGCTCAAACGTAGATCCATAGGATCCCACGAAAGGACAGACCATGATCAGGGTGGGTTCGATCGGACTTGGCGGCATGGGGTCGCACCAGGCCAGGGCCTTTAACGGGGTTGAGGGTTGCAATCTGGTCGCGGGCGCCGACCCTTCCCCTGAGATGCGGGCGCGTTTTGCTGAGACCTACCCGGGCGCGAAGTTGTTTGATTCAACGGAGGCCATCGTCAACAGTGGTGAGGTGGACGCCGTCGTGATCGCCGTGCCGACCGGCTTGCATAGCGCCGCGGCAATGACCGCCCTCGATGCGGGCATCCCGGTGCTGGTGGAAAAGCCCATGGCGCGCACGGTGGAGGAATGCAATAGGCTCAACGAGGCGGCGGACCGCAACAACACCTTCATCATGGTCGCCCACTGCCGCCGTTTCGATCCCCACTGGAAGTCCTGGGGCGCGTACGTGGCCTCGGGAAAGCTGGGATCGCCCATCCTCTGGCGCAACGCCATGGCCGGGTTCGGCCCGGGACGCTGGTACATGGACCACGCCATGGGGGGCGGACCGCTGATGGACGGCGCCGTCCACAACTACGATTTCGCCAATTTCCTCTTCGGCGATCCCGATAGCGTCCTGTCCAGTTCGATCAATTTTGAACCCGAGTCATCCGCCCTGGACACCTGTTCCGCCATCGTGCGCTACAGGAACGGCAACCAGTTGCTCATGTCATGGAGCTGGGCGGCCCGGGGAAACGGGCTGCACGACATCATCGGGCCGAAAGGATTCATTCAGTTCGGCACCGGGGACCTGCCCGATCCAGATGACGCCGAACCTCACCAGTACTGCTGTTTCACGGACCGGGAAGGCGAACAGTCCCTGATCAAGGCGAAATCGGAACCCGACATGTACGCCTGCCAGGCGGAACACTTCCTGTCCTGCGTGCGCGGAGACGTCACCTGCCTGTCGCCGGGCACGGAGGCGATCAAGGCCATCGCTGTGGCGGATGCGATCCTGCAGGCCGGACCCGGAGGAGAGGCGCGGGAGGTGGTCTGGACGTGACGGTCCGGCCTGGCCCGGATAGCGCGTTCGCACCATCCCGCTCGAAGCTTAGTGTACTTGCTTGTTTTTCTTAATCGGTTCGACATGGATTCACCCATCCCACAAGGACAACAAAAATGAACAGACTGATGTGCTTCTTGACGAAGAATCTCGGCATGACCGACCTCGGCCTGCTCATCATCCGCATCGTGATCGGGTTCAGCATGGCGGCCTATCACGGATGGGGCAAGATTTCCAATCCCGGGCGGTGGGCTGCCATCGGCGGCAACATGGAGCTTGTCGGCATCAGCTTCCTCCCGGCGTTCTGGGGGTTCATGGCCGGGTTCGCGGAATTCTTCTGCTCGATCCTCGTGATGCTCGGCGTGTTCTTCCGGCCCGCGACGACGTTGCTCGCGCTCACCATGCTGATGGCCATGCTGCGTCATCTGTCGCTGCCGGCGGACGATCCGGCTTCGGGACTCAACGGCGCATCGCACGCCATGGAACTCTGCGCCGTTTACATCGCCCTCTGGTTTGCCGGTCCGGGCAAGTACAGCCTGATGCCGGGTAAGATGAAAGAGCAGTCCTAGCGGTCCGGTGGCATCGAAGCGGACGCGGAGGCGTATGGATCAGACCGTCGAGATTGGGGTGATTTCAGATACCCACGGCCTGTTGCGGCCGGAGGCCCTGAAAGCGCTGGACGGGGTGGAAAGGATCATTCACGGCGGGGACGTGGGCGGCGAAGGTATCCTGGACGACCTGTCGGCGATCGCACCGGTAACGGTAGTTCGGGGGAACACGGACTACCAGTCCTGGGCGGCACGCCTGCCGGTGACGGAATTGCTGGAGGTTGGGGGCCGGTCGATTTACGTGGTCCACGACATCGAAGACCTGAACGTGGACCCGGCCGCGGCTGGTATCGACGTAGTTGTTTACGGCCATTCCCACCGGCCGGTATGGGACCAGCGCGGCGATGGGGTGTGGCAGCTCAATCCCGGCTCCGCGGGACCCCGCCGTTTCAGCCTCCCCGTCACGGTTGCCCGTTTGCAGATATCTACAACGTCTATACATGGTGAGATCAAGTACCTGGAAGTGTAGTGCGTGGGTCGTCGTTTCTCGCAAAGGGCGACGACGGGGCGCAAGTGGCCGCGGGCGGTAGTGGACGGCGAGCGGTGGGCGGCGAATGCGAAATCAATACTCGGCCGCGGTCATGGCCTCGAAGCGCTCGGCGTCCCACTCCGCGCCCCAGCCCGGACCATCGGGTGGTACGATGTGGCCGTCCGCAACGAGCGGCTTGTTGACCATGCCCCAGGTGCCGGCCGTGTCTACGAACCCGTGGGCTCCCGTCTCGTAGAAACCCGTGTTGTCTATACAACAGCCGAGATGGGCGTGGACGAGCCCGAAGAGGCCGCCCTCGGCGTTCAACTCGATGTTGGTGTCGTACATCTCGGCGAAATGGGCCATCTTGAGCACCTGCGTGGTCCCGTGCCGCGCGTTGGCGCGCAGCAGGTCGGTCGCCCCTGAAATCAGCCGCTGGGTCGAAATGCCCAGGTCGTGCATCAGCGTCTCGTTCCCCATCACCGGTATGGTCAGCTCCCGGCACAGTTCACGGTACTGATGCTCCTTGTGTTCGTGCATCGGTTCTTCCAGCCAGACGAAATCAAGTTCCTCCATGACCCGTCCCACCTCGATGGCTTCCTGCAGCGTGTAGGAACAGACCGGGTCGTTCAGCAGCAGGTAGTCGGGACCGACGATCCTCCGGACTTCCCTGAAGATCGGGATGTCCGCCTTGCCGCCCTTGTAGGTGTGGAACTTGTAGGCGTTTACGCCGTATTCCCTGCCGTCTTCGATCATCTGCAGGTAGGTCCCGATATCGGAATCTCCTCCGGTCAGATACACCGGGAACCGGTCCCGGACCCGGCCGATCAGGGCGTAGACCGGCAGGCCCGCCTTCTTGCCCGCGATGTCCCACAGGCAATTGTCGAAGTCCCCGAACCAGCCGGGCTTCTGGTAGAGCCAACGCGTGCCCTTGTGGAGCAGCTGGAACAGTTCTTCGCGGTTCAGCGGGTTCTTGCCCATCACCTGCGTCCGCAGGATCTCCACCTGCTCCCGGTCCATCGTGGTCGTACACGTGCCCTCGATGCCCTCATCGGTCTCGACTCGGATGAAGTGCTGCCGCAGCTTTCCGGTTTTAGGATGGGATCTGCTGCCGTGAGTATACTGCGTGCGCCTCAGGCCGGGGACCTGCTTCAATACGTGATAGTACTGCGGCTGGTCGGGGTCTTCGAGGACGAACAACCTGATGCCGGTGATTTTCATGCGGATTTACGGGGTGCGGGAGGGGGCGCGGGTGTGGAATGATTCGCCGGTGCGGGTGCGGGTGATGATGCGCTCGCCGGGAGTTCGGCGATGAACTGGTATTCGGGTTCCACAGCCTGGCGGTCCATGATCTGGATGATCTGCTTCCAGGTTTCCCATAACCCGCTGGTGCAGTAAGGCATTTCGTGCTTGATGAGCCGGTGAAGCCTGCCCAGTTTGTAGCAGGGGACCGCGGCGTACATATGGTGCTCGGTATGGTAATTCATGTGCCAGTACAGGAACTGCAGGACGGGGTTGATATAGAAGGTCCTGCAGCACAGGCGGAAGTCGGGGATTTCATCCTGCAGGCCCACGTGCTGCGTCGCGTTGCACAGGAACTGCAGCCAGGCGCCGATCATCTTCGG of Gemmatimonadota bacterium contains these proteins:
- a CDS encoding Gfo/Idh/MocA family oxidoreductase translates to MIRVGSIGLGGMGSHQARAFNGVEGCNLVAGADPSPEMRARFAETYPGAKLFDSTEAIVNSGEVDAVVIAVPTGLHSAAAMTALDAGIPVLVEKPMARTVEECNRLNEAADRNNTFIMVAHCRRFDPHWKSWGAYVASGKLGSPILWRNAMAGFGPGRWYMDHAMGGGPLMDGAVHNYDFANFLFGDPDSVLSSSINFEPESSALDTCSAIVRYRNGNQLLMSWSWAARGNGLHDIIGPKGFIQFGTGDLPDPDDAEPHQYCCFTDREGEQSLIKAKSEPDMYACQAEHFLSCVRGDVTCLSPGTEAIKAIAVADAILQAGPGGEAREVVWT
- a CDS encoding mandelate racemase/muconate lactonizing enzyme family protein, with protein sequence MKITEIKTADVQVPSGYTYHYVRVYTDEGVYGTGETSHVDPGWRDSTRHMAKMIIGMDPRDVDACFEHIRRRYIFMGGAGGTSISALTGIEIALWDLAGKAQGVPVYRLLGGKFRDRVRLYVDSAHADYNERAAEVKERGFTAIKFDLDDAENPHKLDPWNWSVTPDELKSLVDQAFAIREGIGPSLDLAIDLHGRYDATAGMKMAHEFEPLNLLWLEEPVPPENVDALAKITQATGTPICVGENLYLRHGFRDLLQQQAADIIMPDISKCGGLSECRKIANMAEMYYVPFAPHNNSSALSTVGDAHVCASVPNFLVLEFHRFDDPTWDDVLATEESVIQDGHVVLTEAPGLGVELNEEFLASQMSEGEALWQ
- a CDS encoding DUF805 domain-containing protein, yielding MHWYIDVLKKYAVFEGRARRKEYWLFFLFSVVIVTILTVIDEFMGLKFELGGENLGFLSTLYYLGIAIPYLAVIVRRLHDTDRSGWWILISLIPLIGGIILLVFTIIEGTKGENRFGPDPKAETARW
- a CDS encoding TM2 domain-containing protein — its product is MSIVQELREANLAKQDLANGEQLQFDVQFAARRKDPRTALAISIIGGSLGVDRFYIGDIGLGIAKLLTLGGLFIWTIIDWFLIMDAARLNNSELMRQVRDSIVQSRA
- a CDS encoding DoxX family protein; protein product: MTDLGLLIIRIVIGFSMAAYHGWGKISNPGRWAAIGGNMELVGISFLPAFWGFMAGFAEFFCSILVMLGVFFRPATTLLALTMLMAMLRHLSLPADDPASGLNGASHAMELCAVYIALWFAGPGKYSLMPGKMKEQS
- a CDS encoding metallophosphoesterase family protein; translation: MDQTVEIGVISDTHGLLRPEALKALDGVERIIHGGDVGGEGILDDLSAIAPVTVVRGNTDYQSWAARLPVTELLEVGGRSIYVVHDIEDLNVDPAAAGIDVVVYGHSHRPVWDQRGDGVWQLNPGSAGPRRFSLPVTVARLQISTTSIHGEIKYLEV